Proteins from one Telopea speciosissima isolate NSW1024214 ecotype Mountain lineage chromosome 1, Tspe_v1, whole genome shotgun sequence genomic window:
- the LOC122658674 gene encoding very-long-chain aldehyde decarbonylase GL1-5-like, which translates to MASKPGLLIDWPWQKLGNMKYVVLVPGLVHSVRSFVTKEERERDITVLFILPILLWRLLHSQLWISLARYQTSKSKHRIVDKGIEFEQVDRERNWDDQVILSGILTYVVVMYLPGSARMPLWKWNGLVLTILLHMGPVEFLYYWFHRALHHHFLYSRYHSHHHSSIVTEPITAVIHPFAELMVYFLLFAIPILSMLFTETASVGVMVGYVTYIDFMNYMGHCNFELVPKWVFNIFPFLKYLMYTPSFHSLHHTQFRTNYSLFMPIYDYIYGTMDKSTDKLYEDSLMGRKETPDVVHLIHPTTLQSFYHLPPAIASLASEPYSSRWYLSMLWPIPYGFMLFTSIIGSTITVERNIFDKLKLQTWAIPRFSFHYLSSSQKDTINSLIERAIFEAESEGVKVLSLGLLNQGEQFNGNGELYLHKHPNLKIRIVDGSSLAVAVVLHNIPEGTKQVLLRGNMSKVVCAIVKNLCERGIQVGVVCKDNFDKLKLRIPTELWINLLISTSYTQKVWLVGDGELSEKEQRRAPEGTHFIPCSQFPPKKVVRNKDCIYYTTPAMLIPKALQNVYSCENWLPRRVMSAWRVAGIVHALEGWDTHECGDIMLDTQKVWLASLSHGFLPMLDHPLI; encoded by the exons ATGGCATCCAAACCAGGTCTCCTGATTGACTGGCCATGGCAAAAGCTTGGAAACATGAAG TATGTGGTTTTGGTGCCCGGGCTAGTACATAGTGTTCGTTCATTTGTgaccaaagaagagagagagagggacataACAGTCTTGTTCATCTTACCAATCTTGCTGTGGAGATTGCTTCACAGCCAACTATGGATAAGCTTAGCTCGTTACCAAACTTCCAAATCCAAACACAGGATAGTAGACAAAGGCATTGAATTCGAACAAGTGGATAGAGAAAGAAACTG GGATGACCAAGTCATTCTGAGTGGCATTCTAACCTACGTTGTAGTTATGTATCTTCCCGGAAGTGCTAGAATGCCATTGTGGAAGTGGAATGGTCTTGTTCTTACCATTCTTCTCCACATGGGTCCAGTGGAATTCCTGTATTATTGGTTTCACAGAGCTTTGCACCATCATTTCCTTTATTCTCGTTACCATTCACACCATCATTCATCTATTGTTACTGAGCCCATCACAG CTGTTATTCATCCATTTGCAGAGCTTATGGTTTATTTTCTACTGTTTGCAATCCCGATATTGAGTATGTTATTCACTGAAACTGCCTCTGTGGGAGTGATGGTAGGGTATGTAACTTACATAGATTTTATGAACTACATGGGTCATTGCAACTTTGAGCTGGTTCCAAAGTGGGTGTTcaacatctttccttttctcaagTACCTTATGTATACTCCATC GTTTCATTCTCTTCATCATACGCAATTTCGAACCAACTACTCCCTCTTCATGCCAATCTATGATTACATATATGGAACCATGGACAAGTCCACAGACAAATTGTATGAAGATTCACTCATGGGAAGGAAAGAGACACCAGATGTAGTACACTTGATTCACCCAACAACACTTCAGTCCTTCTATCATCTACCACCGGCCATCGCCTCGCTCGCATCTGAGCCTTACAGCTCCAGATGGTACTTATCGATGTTATGGCCGATTCCATATGGGTTCATGTTGTTCACATCCATAATTGGTTCTACCATTACAGTGGAGAGGAACATATTTGATAAACTCAAGCTCCAAACATGGGCAATCCCAAGATTTAGTTTCCAT TATTTGTCGTCGAGCCAAAAAGATACGATCAACAGTTTGATTGAAAGAGCTATTTTTGAGGCCGAGAGTGAAGGTGTTAAAGTGTTGAGTTTAGGTCTTCTAAATCAG GGAGAGCAATTTAATGGAAATGGTGAACTTTATCTCCATAAGCACCCAAATCTCAAGATCAGGATCGTAGATGGAAGCAGCTTAGCTGTTGCCGTGGTGCTTCATAACATTCCCGAAGGAACAAAACAAGTGCTTCTCAGAGGAAACATGTCTAAGGTTGTTTGTGCTATTGTCAAGAATTTATGTGAAAGAGGAATCCAG GTAGGTGTGGTGTGCAAGGATAATTTTGATAAGCTTAAGTTACGAATCCCTACAGAGTTGTGGATTAACTTGCTCATCTCTACCAGTTACACCCAGAAG GTGTGGTTGGTCGGAGATGGAGAGCTGAGCgagaaagaacaaagaagagcACCGGAAGGGACACATTTCATTCCATGCTCACAGTTTCCACCAAAGAAGGTTGTGCGCAATAAGGATTGTATTTACTACACTACCCCAGCCATGCTCATCCCCAAGGCTCTCCAAAATGTATACTCTTGtgag AATTGGCTGCCGAGGCGAGTGATGAGCGCGTGGCGTGTAGCTGGAATTGTGCATGCACTGGAAGGCTGGGATACACACGAGTGTGGGGATATCATGCTCGACACACAGAAAGTCTGGCTTGCTAGCCTTAGCCATGGATTCCTACCCATGCTCGATCACCCATTGATCTGA